The following proteins are co-located in the Xiphophorus maculatus strain JP 163 A chromosome 8, X_maculatus-5.0-male, whole genome shotgun sequence genome:
- the prpf4 gene encoding U4/U6 small nuclear ribonucleoprotein Prp4, whose translation MLDEEDSAPAVKKSRVFYGSLEEKERQRITMETASGAAAGSDALKAGIRAGNINISSGETMEMEERVSERQLEALAEFERRRRARQITVSTDDAEVKAGLRALGEPITLFGEGPADRRERLRSVLSVVGPDALKRSRKDEERAKRSRDECLQTWYHEGPASLKEARLWLARYSLPRAMRRLEAARALKEVAEATKTIRQQELHKSLRNLNNFCSQIGDDRPISFCHFSPDSKMLATASWSGLCKLWSVPDCALIRTLRGHNTNVGAVVFRPQAGVSLDRSDVSLASCAADGTVKLWNLESDEPVADIEGHGDRVSRVSWHPSGRFLGTTCYDHSWRLWDLQLQEEILHQEGHSKGVHDISFHPDGSLAATGGLDAFGRVWDLRTGRCVVFLEGHLKEIYSVHFSPNGHHLATGSGDNTCKVWELRNRKCLYTVPAHQNLLSAVRFQPTDGHFLLTGAYDNTAKIWSHPGWMPLKTLAGHEGKVMGVDVSPDGKLIATCSYDRTFKLWLSE comes from the exons ATGTTGGACGAGGAAGACTCGGCTCCGGCCGTGAAGAAGAGCCGCGTGTTCTATGGCAGCCTGGAGGAGAAGGAGCGGCAGCGCATCACCATGGAGACGGCCAGCGGCGCTGCCGCAGGAAGTGATGCGCTGAAGGCGGGCATCAGAGCAGGAAATATCAACATCTCATCAG GAGAGACCATGGAGATGGAGGAGCGGGTCAGCGAGCGCCAGCTGGAGGCGCTGGCCGAGTTCGAGCGGCGCCGCCGAGCGCGACAGATCACCGTCTCCACCGACGACGCCGAGGTGAAGGCCGGCCTTCGAGCGCTGGGAGAGCCAATCACGCTGTTCGGAGAGGGGCCGGCCGACCGCCGAGAGAG GCTGCGCAGCGTTCTGTCTGTCGTCGGTCCGGACGCCCTGAAGAGATCCAGGAAGGACGAAGAGAGAGCCAAGAGGTCACGGGACGAG TGTCTGCAGACTTGGTACCATGAAGGCCCCGCCTCCCTAAAGGAAGCTCGCCTCTGGTTGGCTAGATATTCTCTACCACG GGCGATGAGGCGTCTGGAAGCCGCACGCGCTTTGAAGGAGGTTGCCGAGGCGACGAAGACGATCCGCCAGCAGGAGTTGCACAAGTCGCTGAGG aaTCTGAACAACTTCTGCAGTCAGATTGGAGACGATCGGCCAATCAGCTTCTGCCACTTCAGTCCGGACTCCAAGATGCTCGCCACGGCGTCCTG GAGCGGCCTGTGCAAGCTGTGGTCGGTCCCGGACTGCGCCCTGATCCGGACCCTGAGAG gACACAACACCAACGTGGGTGCCGTGGTGTTCCGCCCGCAGGCCGGCGTCTCTCTGGACCGGTCCGACGTCAGCCTGGCGTCCTGCGCCGCCGACGGGACGGTGAAGCTGTGGAACCTGGAGAG TGACGAGCCAGTGGCGGACATCGAGGGTCACGGTGATCGGGTTTCCAGAGTTTCCTGGCATCCGTCCGGAAGATTCCTGGGAACCACCTG CTATGACCACTCCTGGCGTCTCTGGgatctgcagctgcaggaggaaatACTCCACCAGGAAGGTCACAGCAAAGGAGTTCATGACATCAGCTTCCATCCTGACGGCTCCTTGGCTGCTACAGG AGGGCTCGATGCCTTCGGCAGGGTGTGGGACCTGAGGACGGGGCGCTGCGTGGTTTTCCTGGAGGGACACCTGAAGGAGATCTACAGCGTTCACTTCAGTCCTAACGG CCATCACCTGGCCACAGGAAGTGGAGACAACACCTGTAAGGTGTGGGAGCTGCGCAACAGGAAGTGCCTGTACACAGTCCCCGCCCACCAGAACCTGCTGTCTGCCGTCCGATTCCAac CCACtgacggtcacttcctgttgacCGGAGCTTACGACAACACGGCGAAGATTTGGAGCCACCCGGGCTGGATGCCGCTGAAGACGCTAGCAGGACATGAGGGGAAG GTGATGGGCGTGGACGTGTCACCTGATGGCAAGCTGATCGCCACCTGCTCCTACGACCGAACCTTCAAACTCTGGCTGTCAGAGTGA